Part of the Echeneis naucrates chromosome 18, fEcheNa1.1, whole genome shotgun sequence genome is shown below.
TCCCAaagtgtttttcctttcttttaacGTGTTAACACAAGGACACGACATATTTAGGGGAGTCCATTGTTAGCTGCCTGTTCGTGAACTGTAAAGGTATTTTCCAAGTCAAGGTTACAGTGCGACCCAGCTGTTGGCTTTCTCTGTCTGCACAGATGCCGCAGAAGTgtataaattgtgttttgttggccCCTCGGCCTTGTATTTACTCTCATGCCTCTCGATACTTGACCCAGATACTGCTGTGTTTGGCCGTGGAGGAGCAATGTGATCCCACTGATGACCCTCTAGGCATTTAATACTGATCCTCCAGTCATATGCCCCTGAATTAAGATTCCTGCCAAAGCCCGCAAAATGTCTTGGTGCACAGTTTTGAGTGGGCAGAGAACCAGCTGCCTCCAGCTCCAGAttattcacttatttatttctCGCTCGGCccaaatatttataatataaatttAAGAACTGTTGATATTGATCACGACAGCATTTGGATGCAATGTTGAGTCATAtgagaacacaaaaacacaatgaacaacCTGACAACATGCATGATTATCACAAAGTGAGAATGGActcaacaaataataaaaatataccCAAACATTTGGCGCATAAATCcctaaaaaaaacctttcttaGGCCTCAGGCCGATGGCTCAGACAGTCTTGAATTTCAATTGCCCTGTGATATATTAAACTTAATAGCAGCATGTTTGGTAATGTCAGGAATCATGGGCATTTGTGTGACGGTCTGGCATTCATatacagagggagagagagagagagggagagagggagagcgaggcaGGAGAGCAACAAACAGACCAGACAGCTGACGGGATAAGACGTAGAGCTGctacaacaataacagcaacatcCATTGGACATATGTGATATTCTCTTTCTCTGAGCATTTCTGTTCATAGGATGTACAGAAAGTAAGTGCCCTCCAAATATTTTGGCATTCAGGAGGTGTTAATGTGACAAGACTTTAGGAAAGGAAGGGGGTTTAACAGGTTGGCAGAGATTAACGTTAACTGGACTGCATGGCTGTAGCAAATCCATGTGTCCAGAAGAAGTGGGATGAatggaagaggaagatggaggagaacGGGGGGATGGAGTGGAGGGGGACGGTGAGTTGTTGGGCCAAAGTGGAGgcgagtgaggaggaggaggaagaagaagaggaggaaaaggaggatgaCACTGACAGTAATGGAGAGGAAGTGAACAAGGAGTCAAACGAAGCAGGTTGGAAGGGAGAGGAGACGGAGGAGATGGGGGAGAGGAAGGTAAAGAGGAAgaatgaggaggaaagagacGAGGTGAAGGAAGTAGAGAacgcagaggaagaggaggaaaatgaggaggagagggagctCACGGGAACAGAAGAAATGCaagaggaagaagtggagagggagaaattggaggagaagaaggtgaCGGAAGCAGAGCAATGGGAGGAAGTTGGAGGAAATGAAGTAGAGAGggaagaggtggaggacagTGAGATGGAAGTAGGGCAGGAAGTGGAAGGAAGGGAAATGGTAGGCAATGAGTTTGGTAGGGAGAtgaaggaggaacaggagggggcagaaggagaaagtgatgaagatgaggagattGACAGAGGGCTGATGGAGGCAGGGGAacgggaggaggagggagaactGGAGCAGATAAGTATGCGGGTGAAGGAGGAGTCGAATGATGAGGGAGACAGGGAAGTGAAGGAGGAAGAGCAAGGAAAGGAAGCAGACGACGAAGAAGACAAACAACCTGAAGAGGAGCAAATTGGACATTATGACCTCAGTGCaccacaagaagaagaagaagaagaaggaggaggaagaataaAAGAGGAAGACGAGCTTTCATCTGAGGATGAAAGCTGCATTTCTGAAGAAAGTGGCTGTAACAATCAAAGCGGACTGAAAAATGGTGATGAGACGTCAGAGAGGTCGGAGAAGAGCACCATGGAAGCGTCGCCTTCTGAGGAAAGACGAGAGGAGGACGAATCAGAATCAGTCGCTGATTCCTGGGCAGCTCATGTGGAAGAGTTTCAAGACGATAAAGAAACGGTtccagaggtggaggaagacTCCACAGACGACGGGGATGAAGAGGTGGTAAAGCTCTGCTGCAAAGATGATTATGCCACAGACATATTCCACACTTTGAAAGAGTTCAGGGACTCTTTTCTTCTCACTGACCTGAATTTGAGCACAGAGGATGggaggagtttgcatgtgcaCTCCCCCGTCCTGGCTGCTGTCAGCTCGCTCATCCAGGAGAGcctgagcagaaacacacaaggaaGAGAAGATGATGGTTCAGTCGTCGGACTCAGCACGTGGTCACTGTCTCTGGGTTCAGAGGTGGATCGCGTTGGATTGGAGGCAGTTGTGGAGTTTGCTTACTCTGGATCTATATCTCACCTGAATGAGGACACAGTAGATCAGAtaaaagctgctgctcaaaCACTCGGCGCTTCCCGGGTGCTGGATCTCTGcgccgaggaggaggagtccACAGGAAGTGGAGGGCAGGAGAGAAAAGTAAGGATCTCTGCTGCAGAACAAATGAGGATCAGCCTCCAGTCCATCAAACAGCTGTTGACGGACAAGCTGGGCTGCGATGTTGTTTTGGAAGCAGTCAGAAAACCGCTTCACGGTGAGTACATCACCAATGAATTCATTGGAATAATGTTTTGTATAATAAGGAATAACACACATAAAGCAAAGAATCAGGGCTCATCACCGTGC
Proteins encoded:
- the LOC115059124 gene encoding kelch-like protein 26 — protein: MAVANPCVQKKWDEWKRKMEENGGMEWRGTVSCWAKVEASEEEEEEEEEEKEDDTDSNGEEVNKESNEAGWKGEETEEMGERKVKRKNEEERDEVKEVENAEEEEENEEERELTGTEEMQEEEVEREKLEEKKVTEAEQWEEVGGNEVEREEVEDSEMEVGQEVEGREMVGNEFGREMKEEQEGAEGESDEDEEIDRGLMEAGEREEEGELEQISMRVKEESNDEGDREVKEEEQGKEADDEEDKQPEEEQIGHYDLSAPQEEEEEEGGGRIKEEDELSSEDESCISEESGCNNQSGLKNGDETSERSEKSTMEASPSEERREEDESESVADSWAAHVEEFQDDKETVPEVEEDSTDDGDEEVVKLCCKDDYATDIFHTLKEFRDSFLLTDLNLSTEDGRSLHVHSPVLAAVSSLIQESLSRNTQGREDDGSVVGLSTWSLSLGSEVDRVGLEAVVEFAYSGSISHLNEDTVDQIKAAAQTLGASRVLDLCAEEEESTGSGGQERKVRISAAEQMRISLQSIKQLLTDKLGCDVVLEAVRKPLHVHRAILAASSDYFRGMFTLGMRESHQACVPLPFLSASELEVLISCSYSGVLPLSWTNVFEVTSTALQLQYQPALSLCLQFLQQEINPDSCLDVASFAEAYEMVQLLEVADDFVLRQFQKVACTSKFKDLPANHLLKYLNSHSLCVPSELVVFKAVVAWILAKPKIRLQLAKELMKAVHFPLMTFKEFKEVQRLNMWSDHSLVELYEAIFEDFCSSETALQDQCRIYLPKENLVLIGGDQISEDMASRNISKELWFGNSLRNHTGVKKAVEWRKLGEMPEPARFCHEVAVLKGQLYVFGGKKYYGINDMLDSAYRYDPHENSWERLADMQEKRSSFSVVVLDGKIYAIGGLCDPEYTDSVERYCPAANSWSFTCPLDLPLSGHVAKVLQGQIFVSGGLNSDYSCLPSMFLYHPETGSTYLENMSQPRAHHCMEALGDCLYAAGGITTDTNNTVIDQLACEVYDPAADSWTAFTCLKVPHVGAGSVVMEGKFYVLGGYSQEDYSDTTMVHRYDPATQRWENMGKMPGPNNDIRASLLCLPSHFRL